Proteins co-encoded in one Bombus pyrosoma isolate SC7728 linkage group LG4, ASM1482585v1, whole genome shotgun sequence genomic window:
- the LOC122566776 gene encoding uncharacterized protein LOC122566776 produces the protein MCAMYYYASKLTAAALSGGGSFGGGGGAAGGGGGSAVCRCHEAHRDQQQQQQQSPKRSQQQSSQTTRHHSRTPRVNTPTLGPTTSEHVVVEHPRPNHYHRHRTKHKFPGCRKEYSGLEERSYFEDTFRHARTS, from the exons ATGTGCGCGATGTATTATTACGCCAGCAAGCTGACTGCGGCGGCTCTAAGCGGGGGTGGTTCCTTCGGAGGGGGCGGAGGGGCAGCGGGAGGTGGCGGCGGGTCGGCGGTGTGTCGATGCCACGAGGCACACAGAGAccagcaacaacaacagcaacagtCGCCGAAGAGGAGTCAACAGCAGTCGTCGCAGACCACCCGTCATCATTCCCGTACACCCCGGGTGAACACCCCCACCCTCGGGCCCACCACCTCCGAACACGTCGTTGTCGAGCATCCAAGGCCCAACCATTATCATCGTCATCGCACCAAGCACAAG tttccGGGATGCAGAAAGGAATACAGTGGCTTAGAGGAACGGAGCTATTTCGAAGATACTTTCCGGCACGCACGAACCTCGTAA